CTCCTGCTGGACCTGCTCGCGGGCCGGGGTGCGCAGCGCCCGCTCCATCTCGGCCTCCGGCCGGACGGCGGTGACGCGCACCGCGAGCACCGTCACCCCGATCTCGGCCAGCCGGGGTTCGGCGGCCAGGCCGGCGGAGATCCGCTCGCGGACGGCCGTCACGCCGTCGACCAGGGTGTCGGCGAGCGGGGTCCGGGCGATCAGCTGGAGCGCGTGCTGCTGGGCGGTCTCGGTCAGCAGGGCGCCGAGCTGGGCGAGCGGTTCGGCCCGCCAGCTGCCGGTGTCCGGGTCGATGCCGAAGTCGAGGCGGGTGGCGGCGGTGGTCGGGTCGCTGATCCGGTAGGTGACGGTGGCCTGCACCGCGAGGTCCTGGAAGTCCGAGGTGCGGGCGTGGAACATCATCGCCAACTCGCGGTCATCGGCCGGAACTTCGGATATCGCGGCGGTCAGCGGCCGGAACCAGAAGGCCAGCCCGGTGCCCTCGTGGGCGAGCTGGCCGCCGCGCAGGTGGCGGATGTGGCTGGTGGGGGTGGAGCGCAGGTGGCGGAAGCCGAAGCGGCGCGTGATGTCGGCCATGGGAGTCGCGGTCCTTTCTTCTCGTCCAGATGACGATAACCGGGACCGCCGCTTGTCGTCAATACGACGAAAAGTGGGTGGTGGGGTGGGTTCGACCGCCCCGCGGTGGAGGGAGCGGGCGGCCGGGGGGTCTTCCCGGCCGCCGGGCGGTCAGATTCCGGCGCGGGTGCGGGAGGTGGTGGAGACCGCGGCGAGGTCCTGTTCGCCGTGGCCGTGGGCGACCGCCTGGAGCAGTGAGTCGCGCAGCAGCGAGGCCAGCGGGAGCGGGACTCCGGAGGCGGCTCCGGCGTCCAGGGCGAGGTTCACGTCCTTGAGGCCGAGGGCGAGGCGGAACCCGGCAGGCTCGAAGGTCTGCCGGGTGATCATCGACCCGTAGCCGGCGTACACCGGGCCGGGGAAGAGGGAGTTGGTGAGCACGTCGAGCAGCGCCGCCGGGTCGAGCCCGTTGGCCTCGGCGAGTGCGGCGGCCTCCGAGAACGCCTCGATCGCCGACACCAGCAGGAAGTTGGCGCCGACCTTCGCGACGTTGGCCGCCGCCGGGTCCTCCCCGAGCGGCCAGGTGCGGCGTCCCATCGCCTCGAACAGCGGTGCCAGCCGGTCGAGTTCGGCGGACGGGCCGGCCGCGAGGATGTTCAGGTTCCCGGCCGCCGCGACGTCCGTCCGCCCCAGCACCGGCGCCGCGACGTACCCGAGGCCGTGCCGGGCGTGCAGTTCGGCGGCCCGGCGGGCCAGCGCGGGCGAGACGGTGGCCATGTTGGCGTGCGTGACGGCCCGGGCGCCGGACAGCAACTCCTCGTCCAGCAACAGGCTTTCGACCACCCGGTCGTCCGCGAGCATGGACACCACCACCTGCGCCTCGAACGCCTCGGCGAGCGAACCGGCGGCCGAGGCCCCGTCCGCGACCAGCTCGGCCACCGGCTCCGGCGAGCGGTTCCACACCCGCACCGCGTGCCCGGCCGCCAGCAGCCGACGGGCCATCGCCCGCCCCATTCCCCCCAGACCGACGAAACCGACGTCCATGCGCACTGCCTCCCAGTTCTCGGCGGACCCCCGGCGGGCCCCTCCGGTGGACCCCGCCCGGTCGATCCCGGCCGGTGGCTCCCGGCCGGTGGATCTTGGCGGATGTTCCGAGGCGATGCTACGGCGCGGACGGGTGAACGGCCCGGACGGGCGGGGCCGGGGCGCGGGTGGTGTCGCCCTCCGGCCGCGCCCGGTCTGCCAGGATGCTCCCATGGTGGCGGACACGGTGACGGTGCGGACGGTGCACACGGCGGACCTCGACCCGGAGACCCGGCGGGCGGCCCGGGCCCTGCTGTTCGAGGTCTTCGGCGCGGACGACATGACCGAGGAGGACTGGACGCACTGCCTCGGCGGCCTGCACGTACTCGCCTGGGAGGACGGCGAGTTGATCGGACACGCGGCCGTGGTGCAGCGCCGCCTGATGAACGGTGACCGCATCCTGCGGACCGGCTACCTGGAAGGCGTGGCCGTTCGCCGGGACCGCCAACGTCGCGGCATCGGCGGGAAGTTGATGGACGAGGCGGAACGCGTCGTCCGGGCCGCCCACGAGATCGGCGCCCTCGGCGCCAGCGAGGAGGGCGTCCCGTTCTACCTCGCCCGCGGCTGGCGCCCCTGGCCCGGTCCCACCTGGGCCCTCGGCCCGCACGGGCGGCAGCGCACCGCCGAGGAGGACGGCGGGATCTACCTCCTGGGCGGCGAGGGGGAGTTGGACCTCGACGCCGACCTGGTCTGCGACTGGCGCGAGGGCGAGCTGTGGTGACCCGCGGCGGCCGGTGACGCCCCGCGTCGGCGCGCGAGGAGCCGGGGTGAGAGGTGCCGAGGCGGTAGGGTCCGGGCCGCCCCGGCGGAGGTGGTCCGTCCGGGGCGGCCCGTGTTCGGCCGGGCGTCACCAGTCGGCGTTGGTCGCTCCCAGGCTCAGCAGGACCTGGTCGAAGTCGTTGCCGTCGTTGTCGTCGGTGTACGACACTGCGAGCGCGCCGAACGGGGAGGAGGCCACCGCGGCCTGCTCCTGCCGGCCGGTCGTGACCTTGCTGACGGACTGGGAGGGCAGCCGGCCGGTGAAGGTGCCGTCGGGGTTGAGGCCCCGGGCCCGGACCGCCGGGTCGGTGCCGGCGACGCTCCAGCCGACCACGGCGTGACGCTGGTCGTCGATGCCGACGCTGGGGTTGCCGGCCCCGGTGCCGCTGGAAATCTCGACCTCGGCCGGGCCGGCGGTGCCGGTCGCGGTGAACGACCGGGCCCAGACGCCGCGGGTGCCGGTGTGGTCGGACTCCCAGGCCACGACGAAGTCGCCGTTGAAGTCGGCGGCCACGGCCGGGCGTTGCTGCTGCCCGTCGGCGACGCTGTTGGCGCTGCGGCGGCTGAGCGTGACGGCCCCGTTGGCCTTGGCCAGCTTCACCAGGCCGATCTGGTAGTAGCCGTTGCCGTCGGTGTCCTCGTCCCAGACGACGACGGCGTCGCCCGAGGCGGAGGTCGCCACGTCGGGGTTGTGGTGCGCGCCGCCGGTGGCGTTGACCGTCACCTCGTACGCCTTGGTGGTGGTCCCGGTGAACCCGGCCGCCTTCACGGTCGCCGCCGCGCTGCCCTGGACGTCCTCCCAGACCACCGAGAACGCGACCGCGGTGGTGCTGCCCGGCGCGCCGTCCGGGTCGACCGCGACGCGCGGGTGGAGCTGCTGGCCGTCGGCGTTCGCGTTGACCCGGCCGGAGCCGAGGACCGCGCCGGTCGGGGAGAGCACCCGGTAGACGATGTTGTAGAGCCCGTTACCGTCCGGGTCCTCCGCCCACACGACGACGGCGTCGCCCCGGTCGTCGAGTCCCACGTCGGGCTGGAGGTGCCGCCAGGCGGTGCCCGCCGTGCCGCCGGCCGAGAGCTTCGTCTCGTAGGCGGAGGCGCCGTCGCGGTACATCCGCACCCATACGTCGCTGTGCGCGTCGTCGCCCGGGTCGGTCGTGTCGCGGTCGTCCTCCCAGACCACCGCGACGTCGCCGAGGCGGTCGGCCGCGATCGAGGAGGAGTCCTGGTCGCCGGTGGCGTCGCTGT
This is a stretch of genomic DNA from Kitasatospora fiedleri. It encodes these proteins:
- a CDS encoding SPFH domain-containing protein is translated as MADITRRFGFRHLRSTPTSHIRHLRGGQLAHEGTGLAFWFRPLTAAISEVPADDRELAMMFHARTSDFQDLAVQATVTYRISDPTTAATRLDFGIDPDTGSWRAEPLAQLGALLTETAQQHALQLIARTPLADTLVDGVTAVRERISAGLAAEPRLAEIGVTVLAVRVTAVRPEAEMERALRTPAREQVQQEADRATYERRAVAVERERTIAENELASRIELARREEELVEQQGANARREAEQKAAADAVRTSADAARRTRMAVAEAEAAGTLAAQQAEAARTLGEAKAAAEAAWLAAHQQAGPEVLQALALFRLAEHLPRIDSITLTPDLLTGLLSRLSVPGGSAAAPEGTER
- a CDS encoding NAD(P)-dependent oxidoreductase, whose translation is MARRLLAAGHAVRVWNRSPEPVAELVADGASAAGSLAEAFEAQVVVSMLADDRVVESLLLDEELLSGARAVTHANMATVSPALARRAAELHARHGLGYVAAPVLGRTDVAAAGNLNILAAGPSAELDRLAPLFEAMGRRTWPLGEDPAAANVAKVGANFLLVSAIEAFSEAAALAEANGLDPAALLDVLTNSLFPGPVYAGYGSMITRQTFEPAGFRLALGLKDVNLALDAGAASGVPLPLASLLRDSLLQAVAHGHGEQDLAAVSTTSRTRAGI
- a CDS encoding GNAT family N-acetyltransferase, coding for MVADTVTVRTVHTADLDPETRRAARALLFEVFGADDMTEEDWTHCLGGLHVLAWEDGELIGHAAVVQRRLMNGDRILRTGYLEGVAVRRDRQRRGIGGKLMDEAERVVRAAHEIGALGASEEGVPFYLARGWRPWPGPTWALGPHGRQRTAEEDGGIYLLGGEGELDLDADLVCDWREGELW
- a CDS encoding PALP domain-containing protein — its product is MRKLSVLGTAAAGLAAVLALVAPASAAGPSSWVTVNSDATGDQDSSSIAADRLGDVAVVWEDDRDTTDPGDDAHSDVWVRMYRDGASAYETKLSAGGTAGTAWRHLQPDVGLDDRGDAVVVWAEDPDGNGLYNIVYRVLSPTGAVLGSGRVNANADGQQLHPRVAVDPDGAPGSTTAVAFSVVWEDVQGSAAATVKAAGFTGTTTKAYEVTVNATGGAHHNPDVATSASGDAVVVWDEDTDGNGYYQIGLVKLAKANGAVTLSRRSANSVADGQQQRPAVAADFNGDFVVAWESDHTGTRGVWARSFTATGTAGPAEVEISSGTGAGNPSVGIDDQRHAVVGWSVAGTDPAVRARGLNPDGTFTGRLPSQSVSKVTTGRQEQAAVASSPFGALAVSYTDDNDGNDFDQVLLSLGATNADW